The following are encoded together in the Pseudoalteromonas shioyasakiensis genome:
- the lepB gene encoding signal peptidase I: MAGYFSIFLVLLTLGSGLIWLIDHFMFAPKRQQRIALAQNAAGGELDEETAALIAPEPSITETAKSIFPMIAAITIFRSFIFEPFQIPSGSMMPTLLVGDFILVQKYSYGIKDPIWRSQLVDVDEPERGDIVVFKYPLDERVDYIKRTIGLPGDKIVYRNKHLYIQPKCAEGETQQGDLLCNEYNKIDMEILNSDEFKQGSMNLVRLEENLSTVNHNILINPQAPEMKGRYYQQPGTRSDEWVVPADHYFMMGDNRDNSQDSRFWGFVPKENLVGKAVFIWMSFEFENGPDDFLPGWVPTGVRFERLGNIQ, translated from the coding sequence ATGGCGGGTTACTTTTCTATTTTCTTAGTGTTGTTAACGCTAGGCTCAGGATTAATTTGGTTAATTGACCACTTTATGTTTGCGCCAAAACGTCAGCAACGCATTGCCCTTGCTCAAAATGCAGCAGGCGGCGAATTAGACGAAGAAACCGCTGCATTAATTGCGCCTGAGCCAAGTATCACTGAAACGGCTAAGTCAATTTTTCCGATGATTGCAGCGATCACTATTTTTCGCTCTTTCATTTTTGAACCGTTTCAAATTCCATCAGGCTCAATGATGCCAACCCTATTAGTGGGTGACTTCATTTTAGTGCAGAAGTACTCATATGGCATCAAAGACCCAATTTGGCGCAGCCAGTTAGTTGATGTTGATGAACCTGAACGTGGTGATATTGTGGTATTTAAATACCCATTAGACGAGCGCGTGGATTACATTAAACGCACGATTGGTTTACCGGGCGATAAAATTGTATATCGCAATAAGCACCTTTATATTCAGCCAAAATGTGCCGAAGGTGAAACGCAGCAAGGTGATTTGCTGTGTAATGAATACAACAAAATTGATATGGAAATCCTCAATAGTGACGAGTTCAAGCAGGGTTCGATGAATTTAGTGCGCTTAGAAGAAAACCTAAGCACAGTGAATCATAATATTTTAATTAACCCGCAAGCTCCTGAAATGAAAGGCCGTTATTATCAACAACCAGGTACACGCTCAGACGAGTGGGTTGTTCCTGCCGATCATTATTTCATGATGGGTGATAACCGTGATAATAGCCAAGACAGTCGCTTTTGGGGCTTTGTACCTAAAGAAAACTTGGTAGGTAAAGCCGTCTTTATATGGATGAGTTTTGAATTTGAGAATGGCCCAGATGACTTTTTACCAGGCTGGGTTCCAACTGGTGTTCGTTTTGAACGCCTAGGTAATATTCAGTAA
- the relA gene encoding GTP diphosphokinase, which yields MVATRQSHQLTKPSDFASRIELLALTEDKHTLLEQAHQLCLHCDDAKRENTAIEMVEILAELNLDADSLATAFLTPYFLAEKISIETVTEKLGNHVALLLTGVSQMATISTLAHQGKGTVQIDNIRRMLLAMVEDVRAVVIKLAEQVCHLRDVKDASEEERVIAAKETRDIFAPLANRLGIGQLKWELEDLSFRYLHPDTYKNIAKQLDDKRLAREAYMENMVALVKARLAEAGIEGEVYGRPKHIYSIYKKMAQKNYEFDQLFDIRAMRIVVERLQDCYAALGIVHTNWRHLNKEFDDYIATPKQNGYQSIHTVVFGPEGKTVEIQIRTSEMHQDAELGVAAHWMYKEGALPGRGSGYEQKISWLRKLLQWQEEVVDGSDLAEELKNQVVEDRVYVFTPKGDIFDLPLGATPLDFAYYIHSNVGHRCIGAKVFGKIVPFTHQLSTGDQVEILTQKQPNPSRDWLNPSLGYIKSSRARSKIHHWFKQLDRDKNLSAGKEILETELQKLDLTTKDLAPAIERFNLKGLDDLMVAVGAGDVRLNQLLNFISDREHDEPQIKFKKPKSVTGDKNGIVVDGVGSLMSHVAKCCRPVPGDEIIGYITQGRGIAVHREDCDSFEKLREKHPERVISVSWSDDVNGSYSLTIKVEATDRSGLIRDISSVLANEKVNVLNMNVNTVEDKQLALFSMQVEVHDLSSTNRLLSKLHQIEGVHDAKRGHS from the coding sequence ATGGTAGCCACTAGACAGTCACATCAGCTAACTAAGCCGAGTGATTTTGCCAGCCGTATCGAGCTGTTAGCGCTAACAGAAGACAAACATACCTTATTAGAGCAGGCTCACCAACTGTGCCTGCACTGCGATGATGCAAAACGTGAAAATACAGCCATTGAGATGGTGGAGATTTTAGCTGAGCTAAATTTAGATGCAGACTCGCTTGCCACTGCTTTTTTAACGCCTTATTTTTTAGCCGAAAAAATCTCAATTGAGACAGTCACCGAAAAGCTGGGTAATCACGTTGCGTTATTACTAACAGGCGTAAGCCAAATGGCTACCATCAGCACCTTAGCCCATCAAGGAAAAGGCACAGTACAAATCGATAATATTCGCCGTATGCTGTTAGCCATGGTTGAAGATGTGCGCGCCGTAGTGATTAAACTTGCAGAGCAAGTGTGCCACCTGCGTGATGTGAAAGACGCCAGTGAAGAAGAGCGTGTCATTGCCGCTAAAGAAACACGCGACATTTTTGCGCCCCTAGCTAATCGTTTAGGGATTGGTCAGCTTAAATGGGAACTTGAAGATCTTTCGTTCCGTTATTTGCACCCAGATACCTATAAAAATATCGCCAAACAGCTGGATGATAAGCGCCTTGCCCGTGAAGCTTACATGGAGAACATGGTTGCTTTAGTAAAAGCACGCTTGGCTGAAGCAGGTATTGAAGGTGAGGTGTATGGCCGCCCTAAGCATATCTACAGCATCTACAAAAAAATGGCACAGAAGAACTACGAGTTCGACCAGCTTTTTGATATTCGCGCTATGCGCATAGTGGTAGAGCGTCTGCAAGATTGTTACGCTGCATTAGGTATCGTGCATACTAACTGGCGCCATTTAAATAAAGAATTTGATGATTACATCGCAACACCTAAGCAAAACGGTTATCAGTCAATTCATACCGTGGTATTTGGTCCAGAAGGCAAAACCGTTGAAATTCAAATTCGTACGAGCGAAATGCACCAAGATGCTGAGCTAGGTGTTGCTGCGCACTGGATGTACAAAGAAGGTGCATTGCCAGGACGTGGTTCAGGCTACGAGCAAAAAATTAGCTGGTTACGTAAGTTACTGCAATGGCAAGAAGAAGTTGTTGATGGCAGTGACTTAGCGGAAGAGCTTAAAAACCAAGTAGTAGAAGACCGTGTTTATGTGTTTACGCCTAAAGGGGATATTTTCGATTTGCCGCTGGGTGCAACACCACTTGATTTTGCTTATTACATTCACTCAAATGTAGGGCATCGTTGTATTGGCGCAAAAGTGTTTGGCAAAATTGTGCCATTTACTCACCAATTAAGCACCGGCGATCAGGTTGAAATTTTAACTCAAAAGCAACCTAACCCAAGCCGTGATTGGTTAAACCCATCGCTAGGTTATATTAAGTCTTCACGAGCACGCTCTAAAATCCATCATTGGTTTAAGCAGCTGGATCGCGATAAAAACTTAAGTGCCGGTAAAGAAATACTCGAAACTGAGCTGCAAAAGCTAGATTTAACAACCAAAGATCTAGCGCCAGCAATCGAGCGCTTTAACCTTAAAGGCCTTGACGACCTTATGGTTGCGGTAGGTGCTGGAGATGTTCGCTTAAACCAGTTATTAAACTTTATTAGTGACCGTGAGCATGACGAGCCACAAATTAAGTTTAAAAAACCAAAAAGTGTCACCGGCGATAAGAACGGTATTGTTGTAGATGGGGTAGGTAGCTTAATGAGCCATGTTGCTAAATGCTGCCGACCTGTGCCGGGCGATGAAATTATTGGCTACATTACGCAAGGCCGAGGGATTGCAGTTCACCGTGAAGATTGCGATTCGTTTGAGAAACTTCGTGAAAAGCATCCTGAGCGGGTGATATCAGTAAGTTGGTCAGACGATGTCAATGGCTCTTACTCATTGACGATTAAAGTTGAAGCGACCGATCGTTCAGGCCTTATTCGAGATATCAGCTCAGTACTTGCAAACGAAAAAGTGAATGTGCTGAACATGAACGTCAACACAGTAGAAGATAAGCAGCTTGCGCTGTTTTCAATGCAGGTTGAAGTACATGACTTATCAAGCACCAACCGCTTATTGTCTAAGTTACACCAAATCGAAGGTGTACATGATGCAAAGCGTGGTCATTCGTAA
- the rlmD gene encoding 23S rRNA (uracil(1939)-C(5))-methyltransferase RlmD, translated as MAQIFKAKKKSVSQKMLTLNVTAMDHQGRGVAKQGNKVCFVNGALPGEEVKALLIEDKARFASADCKKVLSASAHRVTPFCQHYQVCGGCQLQHLNAEQQLVEKQAAVSQLFSKFAKADDLNWQAPLLSEERHYRRSARIAVMHDKAAKKMRVGYRAQGSKQLVSIESCDVLSSTFKDVFSVFDVLINSHSGLSSISHLQLCEADNAAFVVIRHTKAINAELKAIVVAACDEYSWRVVWQSQSGEIDHSDHPMPYYQIPAYDLRFEFGLENFIQVNPQVNQAMLHQARQWLDLQGHEQVLDLFCGIGNFSLLIAKYAKYVIGVEGVDSAVALAKQNAQTNSLSNTDFYCFDLTKSMQSAAWFSAELDVLVLDPSRTGAMAILEQLPLTQFKTILYVSCDPVTLARDSAIILQAGFSIEKIGLMNMFPHTGHIETMALFHRR; from the coding sequence ATGGCACAGATTTTCAAAGCCAAAAAGAAATCCGTTTCGCAAAAAATGCTAACCCTCAATGTCACTGCTATGGATCACCAAGGGCGAGGCGTTGCTAAGCAGGGAAATAAAGTCTGTTTTGTTAATGGTGCTTTGCCGGGTGAAGAAGTAAAAGCGTTATTGATTGAAGATAAGGCACGTTTTGCCAGTGCTGATTGTAAAAAAGTACTATCAGCCTCAGCGCATAGGGTTACTCCTTTTTGTCAGCATTATCAGGTTTGTGGTGGTTGCCAGCTACAGCACCTTAATGCAGAGCAACAATTGGTTGAGAAGCAAGCTGCGGTGAGCCAGCTGTTTAGCAAGTTTGCCAAAGCTGATGACTTAAATTGGCAAGCACCTCTGCTTAGTGAAGAGCGCCATTACCGTCGCTCTGCGCGTATTGCTGTAATGCATGACAAAGCCGCAAAGAAAATGCGCGTAGGATATCGAGCTCAAGGCTCTAAACAATTGGTGAGTATTGAAAGCTGTGATGTGCTGAGCAGCACTTTTAAAGACGTTTTTTCAGTTTTTGATGTTCTTATCAACAGCCATTCAGGTCTGAGTAGTATTAGTCACTTACAATTATGTGAAGCTGATAATGCGGCCTTTGTGGTTATTAGGCATACCAAAGCTATTAATGCAGAGTTAAAAGCCATAGTCGTAGCGGCGTGTGATGAATATAGCTGGCGTGTTGTGTGGCAATCACAAAGTGGTGAAATTGATCACAGTGACCATCCAATGCCGTACTACCAGATACCAGCTTATGATTTACGCTTTGAGTTTGGCCTTGAAAACTTTATTCAAGTTAACCCACAAGTTAACCAAGCTATGCTACATCAAGCAAGACAGTGGCTTGATTTACAAGGTCATGAACAGGTATTGGATTTATTTTGTGGTATTGGTAACTTTTCATTATTGATTGCAAAGTATGCTAAATATGTTATTGGTGTTGAAGGGGTCGATTCTGCGGTTGCATTAGCAAAACAAAATGCGCAAACTAACTCATTGTCGAATACCGATTTTTATTGTTTTGATTTAACAAAATCAATGCAATCAGCTGCTTGGTTTAGTGCCGAACTTGACGTGTTAGTTCTTGATCCATCACGTACTGGCGCAATGGCTATTTTAGAGCAGTTACCACTTACTCAATTTAAAACGATTTTATACGTCTCTTGTGATCCTGTTACTTTAGCCCGTGACAGTGCAATTATTTTACAAGCAGGCTTTAGCATTGAAAAAATTGGGCTTATGAATATGTTCCCGCATACTGGGCATATTGAAACGATGGCGTTATTTCACAGGAGGTAA
- the era gene encoding GTPase Era encodes MNLDDLISKEPAELDTHCGMVAIVGRPNVGKSTLLNYIVEQKVSITSRKPQTTRHRIMGIHTEGKYQAVYVDTPGLHVEEKRAINRLMNRAASSSIGDVELIIFVVEGTHWNEDDEMVLNKVRQSGRPVLLVMNKIDQVKDRDLVLPHMQFLGGKFDFVAIMPVSAKQGKNIDLIKDEVKKRLPLCEFYFPEDYVTDRSMRFMAAEVIREKLMRFMGDELPYSVTVEIEQFKWQENGVWQINGLILVERETQKRMVIGNKGEKLKVIGREARKDLEDMLDNKVFLELWVKVKSGWADDERALRSLGYGED; translated from the coding sequence ATGAATCTTGATGATTTAATTAGCAAAGAACCTGCAGAGCTAGATACGCACTGCGGTATGGTTGCCATTGTTGGCCGCCCAAATGTAGGTAAATCAACCTTACTTAACTATATTGTTGAGCAAAAGGTGTCTATTACCTCACGTAAGCCACAAACCACACGCCACCGTATCATGGGTATTCATACCGAAGGTAAATACCAAGCTGTTTATGTTGATACACCAGGCTTACACGTCGAAGAAAAACGCGCTATTAACCGTTTAATGAACCGTGCTGCATCAAGCTCAATTGGCGATGTGGAACTTATCATCTTTGTGGTTGAAGGCACACACTGGAACGAAGACGATGAGATGGTACTAAATAAAGTACGTCAGAGTGGTCGTCCAGTATTATTAGTGATGAATAAAATTGACCAAGTTAAAGACCGTGATTTAGTGCTTCCGCACATGCAGTTTTTAGGTGGTAAATTTGATTTTGTGGCTATTATGCCGGTCTCTGCGAAGCAGGGTAAAAATATTGATTTAATCAAAGATGAAGTGAAAAAGCGTTTACCGCTTTGTGAGTTTTACTTCCCTGAAGACTACGTAACAGACCGTTCAATGCGCTTTATGGCAGCTGAAGTGATCCGTGAAAAGCTGATGCGCTTTATGGGTGATGAGCTACCATATTCGGTCACCGTTGAGATCGAGCAGTTTAAATGGCAAGAAAACGGTGTCTGGCAAATTAATGGTTTGATCCTCGTTGAGCGTGAAACACAAAAGCGTATGGTGATCGGCAATAAAGGCGAAAAGCTCAAAGTGATTGGCCGTGAAGCTCGAAAAGACCTTGAAGATATGCTTGATAACAAAGTGTTTTTAGAACTTTGGGTAAAAGTGAAGTCTGGCTGGGCTGACGATGAGCGTGCGCTACGTAGCCTTGGCTATGGTGAAGACTAA
- the pdxJ gene encoding pyridoxine 5'-phosphate synthase has product MKDILLGVNVDHIATLRQARGTSYPDPAHAAAVAEHAGADGITIHLREDRRHIQDRDVYVMAKTIQTRMNLEIAVTDEMIDIALEVKPAYVCLVPEKREELTTEGGLDVVGNFEKVKAATEKLTAAGIKVSLFIDADNAQLDAAKACNAPYVEIHTGAYADAENDEELHTELERIRSGVQYADSLGLIVNAGHGLHYHNVKPIAAMPEIYELNIGHAIIARAAIDGLEKAVSDMKRLMIEARL; this is encoded by the coding sequence ATGAAAGATATTCTTCTTGGTGTAAACGTTGATCACATTGCCACTTTACGCCAAGCGCGTGGCACGAGTTACCCAGATCCTGCGCATGCTGCAGCTGTTGCAGAGCATGCTGGTGCAGATGGTATCACCATTCATTTGCGTGAAGACCGTCGTCACATTCAAGACCGCGACGTATATGTGATGGCAAAAACGATTCAAACACGTATGAATCTTGAGATTGCAGTCACCGATGAAATGATCGACATCGCCCTTGAAGTGAAACCTGCTTATGTTTGTTTAGTGCCTGAAAAACGTGAAGAGCTCACCACTGAGGGCGGCCTAGATGTTGTGGGTAATTTTGAAAAAGTAAAAGCAGCAACAGAAAAGCTAACAGCTGCGGGAATTAAGGTTTCGTTATTCATTGATGCCGACAACGCACAACTTGACGCTGCAAAAGCGTGTAATGCTCCATACGTTGAAATTCACACAGGTGCTTATGCTGATGCTGAAAATGACGAAGAGCTTCACACTGAGCTTGAGCGTATACGTAGCGGCGTACAATATGCTGATAGCTTAGGTTTAATCGTTAATGCCGGCCATGGTCTTCATTATCACAATGTAAAACCCATTGCGGCAATGCCAGAAATTTATGAGTTAAACATTGGCCATGCGATTATTGCCCGTGCAGCGATTGATGGTTTAGAAAAAGCAGTCAGCGATATGAAACGTTTAATGATTGAAGCAAGACTTTAA
- the recO gene encoding DNA repair protein RecO: MDSEFYTAYLLHRRPFSDSQVMLDMLVEGVGQLRMLARVSGRQATKHKAQLQPFQSLLVQYSGKSDLKYINRFEPHGRQTMLQGTELYCGFYMNELTNRIVPISEPMESVYHLYKQHLDELSTTKNLQAVLRSYEFQLLEMLGYGVDFSVDAEGDEINDAANYQYFAEYGFLLHDDPHSGFSGKQLNAIAAHDFSAPDVLYMAKQLSRYLLKPLLGKKPLKSRELFIK, encoded by the coding sequence ATGGATAGCGAATTCTACACAGCATACTTGCTGCACCGACGTCCATTTAGCGACTCGCAAGTCATGCTCGATATGCTGGTAGAAGGCGTAGGTCAGCTGAGAATGCTGGCCCGTGTTAGTGGTCGCCAGGCCACTAAACACAAAGCACAATTACAACCTTTCCAATCTCTGCTCGTACAATATAGCGGCAAGTCTGATTTAAAATACATTAATCGTTTTGAACCCCATGGCCGGCAAACTATGTTGCAGGGTACCGAGCTTTATTGCGGCTTCTATATGAACGAATTAACCAATCGTATCGTACCTATTAGTGAGCCGATGGAAAGTGTTTATCATCTTTATAAGCAGCATCTAGACGAATTATCAACCACTAAAAACCTACAAGCTGTGCTGCGCTCTTATGAGTTTCAGTTACTTGAGATGCTGGGTTATGGCGTTGATTTTAGTGTTGATGCCGAAGGTGATGAAATTAACGATGCAGCAAATTACCAGTATTTTGCTGAATACGGTTTTTTACTGCATGACGACCCCCATAGTGGCTTTTCAGGAAAGCAATTAAATGCCATAGCAGCTCATGACTTTAGCGCCCCTGATGTGTTATATATGGCAAAGCAATTAAGTCGATACCTACTCAAGCCTTTACTTGGTAAAAAGCCATTAAAAAGCCGTGAGTTATTTATTAAGTAG
- the rnc gene encoding ribonuclease III — protein sequence MKKNVTELYNKIGYTFTDQALLEQAMTHRSHKGQHNERLEFLGDSILSFVIANALYTKFPKAREGDLSRMRSTLVRGQTLAEFGLEFGLGDYLRLGPGELKSGGFRRESTLADAVEAIIGAVFLDSNIEQCGELILSWYESRLDAISPGLNQKDPKTLLQEYLQARKLSLPGYTVIDTKGQAHNQTFTVECIVEGMDSIISVGSSRRKAEQKAAEKALKILKNES from the coding sequence ATGAAAAAAAACGTAACAGAGTTATACAACAAAATAGGTTATACATTTACTGATCAAGCTTTGCTTGAGCAGGCAATGACGCACCGCAGTCATAAAGGCCAACATAACGAGCGCTTAGAGTTTTTAGGTGATTCGATTTTGAGCTTTGTGATTGCGAATGCACTTTACACTAAATTTCCAAAAGCACGCGAAGGTGATTTAAGCCGCATGCGTTCGACCCTAGTTCGTGGTCAAACGTTGGCTGAGTTTGGCCTAGAGTTTGGCTTAGGCGATTACTTACGCTTAGGTCCGGGTGAGCTTAAAAGCGGTGGTTTTCGCCGTGAATCAACCCTTGCTGATGCCGTAGAGGCGATTATTGGTGCAGTGTTCTTAGACTCAAACATTGAACAATGTGGTGAGTTAATTTTAAGTTGGTACGAGTCGCGTCTTGACGCAATTTCGCCGGGCTTAAATCAAAAAGATCCGAAAACATTACTTCAAGAATACTTACAAGCGCGCAAATTATCGTTACCTGGCTACACTGTAATTGATACAAAAGGCCAAGCGCACAATCAAACATTCACGGTTGAATGTATTGTTGAAGGGATGGATAGCATTATCTCAGTAGGTAGCTCACGTCGTAAAGCTGAGCAAAAAGCCGCTGAAAAAGCCTTAAAGATACTTAAAAATGAATCTTGA
- the barA gene encoding two-component sensor histidine kinase BarA, protein MTKFGLRDSVLTLTLIPTVIIGLLLGGYFTINRYIELDEILYQQGVTIIEPLAIAVEQPLIKRDKALLTRLVSHTHNKHSPAIQSIAIFDENNELVIFSKYQSEFKEIVSSNANSMDGIQVQNSEHYLTFSTAIINHSRQDMIWNHHSYQASLGTVVIMLNKQQAIIGQQRALLVSGVVILLALILATVLAFRLTRMFIQPLNKLVLATDKLIEGKVDTGLDQKMFGEFELLRTGLNTISETMVVQRDEMQKHIDQATSDYRETLEQYETQNIQLSIAKKDAQDANRVKSDFLAKMSHELRTPLNGVIGFTRQLYKTPLNKHQKDYLDTIELSANSLLTIISDILDFSKLEAGAMELESMQFQLRDNINEVMTLLAPSAHEKQLELSIFIHPQVPDNLTGDPTRFKQILINLLSNAIKFTEKGSIKVDVGYRLLDEERASILVSVTDTGVGIPMDKQDALFTPFGQADSSITRKFGGTGLGLIITKHIVEAMNGRITLNSAPGNGTCFTFNAVFRTPSNSITSDLPTQSLINKRILYLEPHEHTHQATLSLLHEWQTRVTACMDEESFLNEINKDFSYDICIIGHTATIDDMQQLKSYVKAVRPVTDYLYIMLNTVSHNMREAFVGSGADACLSKPLNHRKLCEVLAAPYRLDHPVHNIEQGDEKLLPLKVLVVDDNDANLKLICTLLEEQIELIDTAHNGSQAYSLSKSHKYDLIFMDIQMPIMDGITACKLIRESSLNEDTPIIAVTAHALAGEKEQLLKDGFKGYLTKPIDEDMLKQIISDHSPQSPINRERSKTAAVDSEPPFESARLDWQLALQRAGGKEELALEMLNMLLLSVPETLRLLNEAIEKEDCEHVLSIVHKFHGACCYTGVPKLKSLAETLETALKGDCDLNYIEPELFELVDELNNLLSDAGMVEQQR, encoded by the coding sequence ATGACTAAATTTGGCTTACGTGACTCAGTCTTAACCCTTACACTTATACCGACTGTGATCATAGGCTTGTTGCTGGGCGGTTATTTTACAATAAATCGTTACATTGAGCTCGATGAAATTTTGTATCAACAGGGCGTGACTATTATTGAGCCCCTCGCCATTGCTGTTGAGCAACCATTAATAAAGCGTGATAAAGCCTTATTAACTCGCTTAGTTAGTCATACACATAACAAACACTCCCCTGCTATCCAATCAATTGCTATTTTTGATGAAAACAATGAGTTAGTGATTTTTAGTAAATACCAAAGTGAATTCAAAGAAATTGTTAGCAGCAATGCAAACAGCATGGATGGCATTCAAGTACAAAATTCTGAGCACTATCTAACATTCTCTACTGCCATAATTAATCATAGCCGCCAAGACATGATTTGGAATCATCACAGCTACCAAGCATCGCTAGGCACTGTGGTGATCATGCTCAACAAACAACAAGCCATTATTGGCCAGCAACGGGCATTATTAGTCAGTGGCGTGGTAATTTTACTCGCGCTCATACTTGCCACCGTATTAGCGTTTAGATTAACTCGCATGTTTATTCAGCCTCTTAATAAGTTAGTACTAGCTACCGACAAACTCATTGAAGGTAAAGTAGACACAGGGCTTGATCAAAAAATGTTTGGCGAATTTGAGCTATTACGCACAGGTTTAAATACCATTTCAGAAACCATGGTTGTACAACGTGATGAGATGCAAAAGCACATTGACCAAGCAACCTCTGATTACCGCGAAACACTCGAACAATACGAAACCCAAAATATTCAGTTAAGTATTGCTAAAAAAGACGCGCAAGATGCGAACCGAGTTAAATCTGATTTCTTAGCTAAAATGAGTCACGAATTACGTACACCATTAAATGGTGTAATAGGTTTTACGCGCCAGCTTTATAAAACCCCGCTCAATAAGCATCAAAAAGATTATCTAGATACCATTGAACTGTCGGCAAATAGCTTACTTACAATTATCAGTGATATTTTAGACTTTTCGAAATTAGAAGCCGGTGCCATGGAACTTGAGTCAATGCAATTCCAGCTCCGTGACAATATTAATGAAGTTATGACCTTGTTGGCACCAAGTGCCCACGAAAAGCAACTTGAGCTTTCAATATTTATCCATCCGCAAGTGCCAGACAACCTAACTGGCGACCCGACCCGCTTTAAACAAATTTTGATAAACCTATTAAGTAATGCCATTAAATTTACTGAAAAAGGCTCAATCAAGGTTGATGTTGGCTACCGTTTACTGGATGAAGAGCGCGCCTCGATTTTGGTGTCTGTCACCGACACCGGTGTGGGTATCCCTATGGATAAACAAGATGCGTTGTTTACACCATTTGGCCAAGCAGACTCTAGTATCACACGTAAATTTGGTGGCACAGGTCTTGGGTTAATCATCACTAAACATATTGTTGAAGCGATGAATGGCCGCATTACTCTAAACTCAGCACCTGGTAATGGTACCTGCTTTACGTTCAACGCCGTATTCAGAACGCCAAGTAACTCAATTACCAGTGACTTACCAACACAATCACTGATCAATAAACGTATTTTGTATCTTGAGCCTCATGAGCATACCCATCAAGCAACGTTATCGCTACTGCATGAATGGCAAACTCGTGTTACCGCCTGCATGGATGAAGAAAGCTTCTTAAATGAGATCAACAAAGACTTCAGCTACGATATTTGTATTATTGGCCATACCGCTACTATTGACGATATGCAGCAACTTAAGAGTTATGTAAAAGCAGTGCGTCCTGTCACTGATTATTTATACATAATGCTTAATACGGTTTCGCATAATATGCGTGAAGCCTTTGTTGGTAGCGGCGCAGATGCTTGCTTAAGTAAACCGCTTAACCACCGTAAATTATGTGAGGTACTTGCTGCGCCTTACCGTCTTGACCACCCGGTGCATAACATTGAGCAAGGTGATGAAAAATTATTACCACTTAAAGTACTGGTTGTTGACGATAACGATGCTAACCTAAAACTAATTTGCACCTTGCTTGAAGAACAAATTGAGCTAATAGATACCGCACATAATGGCTCACAAGCTTACAGCTTAAGTAAAAGCCATAAATATGACTTGATCTTTATGGACATCCAAATGCCAATTATGGATGGTATTACCGCATGTAAACTTATTCGCGAGTCATCTCTTAATGAAGATACCCCTATCATTGCAGTGACTGCTCACGCCCTCGCAGGTGAAAAAGAGCAACTTCTTAAAGATGGCTTTAAAGGTTACTTAACTAAGCCTATTGATGAGGACATGCTAAAACAAATAATTAGCGATCATAGCCCGCAATCGCCGATTAATCGTGAACGTAGTAAAACTGCCGCAGTTGACTCAGAACCTCCATTTGAAAGTGCCCGCCTCGATTGGCAACTGGCACTTCAACGCGCAGGCGGAAAAGAAGAGCTAGCGCTTGAAATGCTCAATATGTTGTTACTCAGCGTGCCTGAAACCTTGCGCCTACTCAATGAAGCTATAGAAAAAGAAGATTGTGAACATGTACTTAGCATAGTACACAAGTTCCATGGCGCATGTTGTTACACAGGCGTACCAAAACTAAAATCACTTGCCGAAACACTCGAGACTGCACTAAAAGGCGATTGCGATTTAAATTATATTGAGCCTGAATTATTTGAGCTTGTTGATGAGCTGAATAATTTGTTAAGTGATGCAGGTATGGTTGAGCAACAACGATAA